In the genome of Aedes aegypti strain LVP_AGWG chromosome 2, AaegL5.0 Primary Assembly, whole genome shotgun sequence, the window agaatttgtttaaaactcTTTAAATCATTTCATACTCAATTTATTAAAGTATTGGCTGATATTGAAGAGGttcgttttcaaaaaaataaattgcaaatttCTCTTGCAATGTTTTTTATATAAGTATCCGATCATTGATGTTTTAAAATCTTTAGATGAAATCAATCTTACAAGTAAAATATTAAGTTTCCTCAgatatcgttcaaattaaaatgtAACGCCAATTTCTTCCCCTGGTTTCCAAAACTATAATATTGATATTCATACTTTTCAACCCCTTATTCATTACTCTTCATATGAAGAATTGAATCATTATTTAAACGAAAATTTGAAGGTACTAGTCACgatcaattttatttcactgatggatctttaattcaaaatgttgctGGTGTTAGAAATTTCAATAATGATTTGgctcattttttaaattacaaaatcCCTGTTCTATATTAATAGCTGAGCTAATCGCATTATATTTTGTATGTAACTTGATTATATCCTTTACtccaaacatatttataatatgttctgatagtttgagTTCTCTTCATGCGATGAATTCTAtaaactttaattcaaaaactcatCATATTCTTTTTGAGCTTACAAATCTTTAATATGAATTATAAACTTAaggatttttaattgattttttgtgaGTTCTTGCTCATTGCAATATTAATGgcaatgaacaagctgattctTTGGCTAAATTAGGTGTAATTTACTTATAATAGAGAAATTTTTGCTTCAGAATATGATTCAGAACTTAATAAATATTGCATGGATAAAAGGCAACAATTTTGGAATTCAAGCGATGAAGGACATTGGTGTAATTTCATTTGTCCGTTTGTTGATCAATTCTCATGGTTTATAAATATATCCGcaaatagaaattttatttgcactttttcacgaaTAATATCGAACCATTACATATGCAACAGCTATTTATATCGCATAGATATGAAGGATTTAAATTTGTGTGATTGTGGGGAattttatgaagatattgatcatattgtttTTCTGTGCACCAAATTTACGGTACCCAGAAGTAAATTCATTAGTAGTTTGGAAACTTTATATCAAACTCCTCCTACAACTGTCCGCGATATCCTTCAAAGTAAGTTTCATTGTagtttgaaattattatataattatttGAATGAGCTAACACATATTGTTTGATTTTAACTGCCGTAATTTTCTGTGtttttttcaggattgaaaTTTGAGCCATTAATCAAGAAGACGGATTCTCCTTTCCCTTTTTCTGACCCAACAACGTTTCGAAAGAACAAGATCctggctctgttatggtttaAGCCGAGTACGCCtctgagttatttttttttttttttgtaaggcactccgtgcttgtggccactactgtgccggaatcggttgatctgtagcttcttaaccgatacagatctatttttaacttatctatatttacatctacactctctcctacttttttactctcacaccgagcaggtaggagagagctctgctgttagtgaggctagttgcctgcgaagagggtcagtttgtctcagtcaccatctgatactgacggaggatggatgtgctcccccaaagcacggtcctccgtcaagcgtcttctggtggctggacgggttttttatggaggggctgggaatcgaacccatgaccttccgcttatgaagcgaaagcgtaacctcaaggctacagaccctcCTAAAAGAGATAATTGTTATATCGTTTTAGAAatgatgaagaggttttgtacCTTTTTGAAAAAGATCTCTTCAGGTTTTGTCATGTGACTTTGTCAATTGTGATGAAACAGTGAACGGACATTTTGCCACAAGAGTGTTTTAGCACTCTTTTCAGAAGTCTTTTAATATTGTTATACCTTCCAGAGACTTTTTGCTGTTTCATTAATCATGTAAAGTTTTTCGACACCCCTGGCAAATGCGATTGAATCCCCACAGCCCTACTTTTATCATTCCAGTAAAAACTACCCGCGTACAGTTGGTAAAATGTATTCAAGAAACAAAAGTTGACATACCACGTGTTCTCACAAAACACTACGTTGGCTTAAATAGATATAAGGTAGAAGATTTTATAGGCGAAACGCAACATCAACAGTAAGCCTGTCGTAAACGAGCTTCGATAAAACATTTCCTTGGTAGAGAACCTaggtacggtttatgttgcaTGATTTGTGATTGTATTCGCTGCTCGCATGCCATCGTATTTATGTCATCAAACCAAACCAGTTAATAGTAGAGCGTTCTCTAGAGCAGTAGCACTGCATTCCGGTGGAACAACAGACGAACTGGATATCAAAGGGCTTAATAATCGGATGATAATAAAATACCATCCAAATCTTATACTAATTGGTAAATCGTTGGAAGAACCCATTATgggaaaacattttcaaatttcccaAAGGCCTCGACCACACGAGCTTCCGGTTTTCGATACGTCGTTACTTTATGTGAGTATAATATATGCTTTATTTGATAAATATTAAGCAAATTATAATTCTTTCAGATTCCAATATACTGTCATTTAGTGATTTATCCACCTTCGGAAATAAGACGACCGAAAACGCCAGAGCTGTTAATTAGAGCACGAATGGAAAAAGTTATGGACACATGGGGTGATTGATAATAAGAAAGCTTTTCACCGATAAAGTGCAGTTGAAGTGTATCTCAATAAAGGGTTTATCTATGCTACTTTCATAGTGCGATTATAATATTCTATAACAACGTGCTGTTTTACTATGTGCTTTAGAAATGAAGGATCACAAAAACGTATCACGTCCCTTATTTGGCCCAAAGCTGTAAATTATCTTTTGCTTAGCCAACTGCTAGAAATCTGTTAGTTCTTCATTATTAGCCCGATGAAGCTTGACGTTCGCACGTGACTGTGCTGTTTTAGCATTCCGGGAAAGATGTCCTATTAACAAGATGGCCATATGAGAGGTCTATATCCTAGCAAATATTTCTGTTTTTGTCAAAGTGCTGCCACATAATTTACTTGTGTATATGTGAGCTTTGAGGGAgccacaatatttttttgtaaatgactcatgcatttttttaataactaCTCGTTGAAGTTGTGAAGCTTATTTTTATTTCGGATTGTTAGAAGTTTTCCCTTTCCTGTTTTCCTAAGTGAGGACCTTATTGATGTAAAACGAATAATgaaataacattaaaaaaaactaattgctttAACTTCATTCATCTTTGCATAACATTTCTTCATTTCCAAGATAATTGTTGAATCACCCCATAAAAGGACTGCTATACGTAAACTGCCAAATTCATGAGCAACAGATGCCACTCATCAGCCGCTGACCTCGTTTGCACTTATCGACAGTAACTTTATGTTCAGCCATCGCGTATTTCAGTTCCTTCACCAGGGAAGCTATACCATCGCACTTGAAATCGTTACCTTCAATCATCAACCTCACCATAACCGGAAACATATCACTGAAATCCTTAGTTTGCACCGTGGTTAGCTTGTTGTTGCTCAAATCCAGTTTGATAATCTTCGGCAGCATCTTCAGCACATCCATGTTAATCTGAGTCAGTTCATTGTGCGATAACGTGAGATATTTTAAATAGGTCCACTGACTGATCATGGAGTTAGACAACGTTGTCAGCCGATTTCCATCTAACTTGAGCAGCATAAGGTTTTTGAATTTAGTCACAGAGTTGAAATCAACGGTCTCGATCTCGTTATATGATAGATCCAGGGTTACCAACTTGTTGAAGCTAGGAACTTGATCCATGTTAGTCAGCTTATTTTGTGACAATCGAAGGAATATCAGCTGCGGTTCTTTTCCTAGAACTTGAACAGATTGGATTTGATTGTTCGATGCAATCAACTTCTTGACGTTTTTAGGAATATTTATCACCTTAAGCCGATTGAAGCTGACGTCTATGGAGTCAACCGACCACTCCCGTAGAAATTGTTtaagatcaaatttttgtagAGCATTGTTCGACACATTCAACGATACTAGGTTAGTGCAAGTTTCAAATTGTGAATCATCTATTTTGGTCAGCGAATTGTACTGCAAATCTATGCTTTCTAGTGCTGTCAACGGCGCAAATACTTTGCTAGGAAGTATCGAAATTTGATTACTATTCAAATTCAGGACAGTTAGATGACTCAATCCATCAAATGCATTTTCCTTCACTTCACTGATAACATTCTGCGACAGGTCTATGCTAGTAATCTTGTTCGCCCCTTGGAATGCATTGTTTCCTAGCTGTTGAATTTTGTTGCCAGTTAGATTCAGTTCTCGGATGTTTGTAGCGCTGGAAAATGAACTAGTTTGTAACGTTTTTACTCCACTGTGACTAGCATCGTATTCTTCAAGGTTTGGAAAAGCTTGAAACATTCCTAAGGGTACAGAAGTCACTGTTGATTGTTCAAATTTCACATTTCGGGGCGGTTTTCCTATAGAAGCAAACGATGAAGCCATGATTTGATCATCGGTTTTGAGCTGTACACCACGGAAAACGCATATCTGATCCTCATTCAACGTGCATttatattcccttgcttctaaTGCACGGCAAAAGAAAATAATACTGAAATATATCCATATTAAATATTTCGAATATATCATGATGGCGCTGTTTATTACCAGAATATTTGTAAGGCTCTTAAAAACCTCTCCATTTTACTTATGTGTTCGAGTGAAAAATACAAACTAAGGGCAATGCTTATCGCGTCCAGCTTTATATGGGAATATTCGTTATCTGTTGTTTTGTTAATTAACGCTTGCTTAAAAGTTTATTAATTCTGCTTCTCTTCCACATTCTTTCCAAGAAAAAGATCATTTTTTATACAGGGTGATGCATGTTTTCATCAGCAATTAGTTATATTGATGATTGTTGGGATTTTCTTGAttatattttctaaaattttacttTCACTTTAGGTTTCTAATTTTATTCCGTCTAAAAAACTCCTTTCGAGCAGGAGCACAAAAGTTTTTATAGTGTAGGTAAGTGCACTTCTTTTAGCAAAATGAGTTGACCTAGAGGTATCCAACGTAACGTTTTAATGGCtttccaataactgtcaagaTTTATGGTATTCTAGAATTTCGCCGTGTTGACACCCTATGCAATGCCCATggagttttcaatcaaattggttcaat includes:
- the LOC5572916 gene encoding leucine-rich repeat transmembrane neuronal protein 4, whose translation is MERFLRALQIFCIIFFCRALEAREYKCTLNEDQICVFRGVQLKTDDQIMASSFASIGKPPRNVKFEQSTVTSVPLGMFQAFPNLEEYDASHSGVKTLQTSSFSSATNIRELNLTGNKIQQLGNNAFQGANKITSIDLSQNVISEVKENAFDGLSHLTVLNLNSNQISILPSKVFAPLTALESIDLQYNSLTKIDDSQFETCTNLVSLNVSNNALQKFDLKQFLREWSVDSIDVSFNRLKVINIPKNVKKLIASNNQIQSVQVLGKEPQLIFLRLSQNKLTNMDQVPSFNKLVTLDLSYNEIETVDFNSVTKFKNLMLLKLDGNRLTTLSNSMISQWTYLKYLTLSHNELTQINMDVLKMLPKIIKLDLSNNKLTTVQTKDFSDMFPVMVRLMIEGNDFKCDGIASLVKELKYAMAEHKVTVDKCKRGQRLMSGICCS